The following coding sequences lie in one Spinacia oleracea cultivar Varoflay chromosome 1, BTI_SOV_V1, whole genome shotgun sequence genomic window:
- the LOC110794531 gene encoding chaperonin 60 subunit beta 4, chloroplastic isoform X2, producing the protein MWFCQISMDLQRLSMMIELEDPLENVGVKLVRQAGAKTNDLAGDGSTTSIVLARGLIDEGVKVIVAGRNPIQISRGIEKTAKALVSQLKLMSRKIEDHEIADVAAVSAGNDYDVGNMIAEALEKVGRKGVVRVERGAYTENRLQIVEGMQFDRGYLSPYFVTDRRKMTVEYDNCKVLLVDKKITHPKEVFKMLENAVKGDFPILIIAEGIEKEALAPIIRNKLKGSLKAVAIKAPAFGERKSHCMDDIAILTRGTVIRDDVGLNLEKVGIDVLGSATKVVITDTTTLIVTDGSTRKDVEKRVSELKAYAENVEESFQQNILYERMARLSGGIAIIEVGAHTQIELKDKHLRIEDSLNAAKAAIEEGVVVGGGCTLLRLSLKIDEIKEQLDNEEQQIGAEIFRRALAYPIRKIAENAGVSGSVVVQKVLANDNLRYGYNAASNCYQDLMEAGIIDPTKVVRCCLEHAASVAKTFLTSDAVAVDIEEKRPFPRRPPMPPPMPMSGVGPLGM; encoded by the exons ATGTGGTTTTGCCAAATAAGTATGGACCTCCAAAGATTGTCAATGATG ATTGAGTTGGAGGATCCTCTAGAGAATGTTGGAGTGAAGTTAGTGAGACAAGCCGGTGCTAAAACTAATGATCTTGCTGGTGATGGTTCCACGACATCGATAGTTCTAGCCCGTGGTCTCATTGATGAGGGTGTGAAG GTCATTGTAGCAGGCAGGAATCCTATCCAAATCTCACGTGGGATCGAGAAGACTGCAAAGGCCCTTGTTTCTCAGCTAAAATTAATGTCTAGAAAG ATAGAAGATCATGAAATTGCAGATGTGGCTGCTGTTAGTGCAGGAAATGATTATGATGTAGGGAATATGATTGCTGAAGCTCTTGAAAAAGTAGGGAGGAAAGGAGTTGTAAGAGTTGAGAGAGGAGCATACACAGAAAACAGACTGCAGATTGTAGAAGGAATGCAGTTTGATCGCGGATACTTGTCTCCTTATTTTGTCACAGATAGGCGAAAAATGACAGTAGAGTACGACAATTGCAAG GTTCTTCTGGTGGACAAAAAGATCACTCATCCGAAGGAGGTGTTCAAAATGTTAGAAAATGCGGTTAAGGGAGACTTTCCAATTTTGATTATTGCAGAGGGCATAGAAAAGGAAGCTCTGGCTCCAATAATTAGGAATAAACTGAAGGGTTCTCTGAAAGCTGTTGCAATCAAAGCTCCTGCCTTTGGAGAACGTAAAAGTCATTGCATGGATGACATTGCTATTTTAACGAGAG GAACTGTCATCAGAGATGATGTAGGCCTCAATCTAGAAAAAGTTGGAATTGATGTATTAGGAAGTGCTACTAAAGTGGTCATAACAGACACAACTACTCTAATTGTTACTGATGGAAGCACACGGAAAGATGTTGAGAAGCGAGTTTCTGAACTCAAAGCATATGCAGAG AACGTCGAAGAAAGTTTTCAACAGAACATTCTGTATGAGAGAATGGCAAGATTATCTGGCGGAATTGCTATCATAGAG GTGGGAGCTCATACACAGATTGAGCTGAAGGATAAACATCTAAGGATTGAAGATTCTTTGAATGCAGCCAAG GCTGCTATTGAAGAAGGTGTGGTAGTTGGTGGTGGATGTACCCTTTTACGTCTGTCGTTGAAGATTGATGAAATCAAAGAGCAGCTAGATAATGAGGAGCAACAG ATTGGAGCAGAGATCTTCAGACGGGCTTTGGCCTACCCAATAAGAAAGATAGCGGAAAATGCAGGTGTTAGTGGCAGTGTGGTTGTACAAAAG GTGCTTGCAAATGATAACTTGAGATACGGTTACAATGCTGCAAGTAACTGTTATCAGGATCTAATGGAAGCTGGGATTATAGATCCTACAAAG GTAGTCAGATGCTGCTTGGAGCATGCAGCATCTGTGGCAAAGACATTTCTTACATCTGATGCTGTAGCTGTTGACATTGAGGAAAAACGCCCATTTCCTAGGAGACCTCCAATGCCACCACCAATGCCCATGTCAG GTGTTGGACCTCTTGGGATGTAA
- the LOC110794531 gene encoding chaperonin 60 subunit beta 4, chloroplastic isoform X1, translating into MGSIPNPVSLIYQTTLHKTSTKPFSMSIKAMAKELYFNHDGSVTKKLQAGVDLVGDLLGVTLGPKGRNVVLPNKYGPPKIVNDGETVLKEIELEDPLENVGVKLVRQAGAKTNDLAGDGSTTSIVLARGLIDEGVKVIVAGRNPIQISRGIEKTAKALVSQLKLMSRKIEDHEIADVAAVSAGNDYDVGNMIAEALEKVGRKGVVRVERGAYTENRLQIVEGMQFDRGYLSPYFVTDRRKMTVEYDNCKVLLVDKKITHPKEVFKMLENAVKGDFPILIIAEGIEKEALAPIIRNKLKGSLKAVAIKAPAFGERKSHCMDDIAILTRGTVIRDDVGLNLEKVGIDVLGSATKVVITDTTTLIVTDGSTRKDVEKRVSELKAYAENVEESFQQNILYERMARLSGGIAIIEVGAHTQIELKDKHLRIEDSLNAAKAAIEEGVVVGGGCTLLRLSLKIDEIKEQLDNEEQQIGAEIFRRALAYPIRKIAENAGVSGSVVVQKVLANDNLRYGYNAASNCYQDLMEAGIIDPTKVVRCCLEHAASVAKTFLTSDAVAVDIEEKRPFPRRPPMPPPMPMSGVGPLGM; encoded by the exons atGGGTTCAATACCGAACCCAGTTTCTCTAATTTATCAAACAACATTACACAAAACTTCTACAAAACCATTTTCGATGAGCATCAAAGCCATGGCTAAAGAGCTCTATTTTAACCATGATGGTTCAGTCACTAAGAAACTTCAG GCAGGGGTGGATTTGGTGGGAGATTTGTTAGGAGTGACATTGGGTCCAAAAGGAAGAAATGTGGTTTTGCCAAATAAGTATGGACCTCCAAAGATTGTCAATGATGGTGAGACTGTTCTTAAAGAG ATTGAGTTGGAGGATCCTCTAGAGAATGTTGGAGTGAAGTTAGTGAGACAAGCCGGTGCTAAAACTAATGATCTTGCTGGTGATGGTTCCACGACATCGATAGTTCTAGCCCGTGGTCTCATTGATGAGGGTGTGAAG GTCATTGTAGCAGGCAGGAATCCTATCCAAATCTCACGTGGGATCGAGAAGACTGCAAAGGCCCTTGTTTCTCAGCTAAAATTAATGTCTAGAAAG ATAGAAGATCATGAAATTGCAGATGTGGCTGCTGTTAGTGCAGGAAATGATTATGATGTAGGGAATATGATTGCTGAAGCTCTTGAAAAAGTAGGGAGGAAAGGAGTTGTAAGAGTTGAGAGAGGAGCATACACAGAAAACAGACTGCAGATTGTAGAAGGAATGCAGTTTGATCGCGGATACTTGTCTCCTTATTTTGTCACAGATAGGCGAAAAATGACAGTAGAGTACGACAATTGCAAG GTTCTTCTGGTGGACAAAAAGATCACTCATCCGAAGGAGGTGTTCAAAATGTTAGAAAATGCGGTTAAGGGAGACTTTCCAATTTTGATTATTGCAGAGGGCATAGAAAAGGAAGCTCTGGCTCCAATAATTAGGAATAAACTGAAGGGTTCTCTGAAAGCTGTTGCAATCAAAGCTCCTGCCTTTGGAGAACGTAAAAGTCATTGCATGGATGACATTGCTATTTTAACGAGAG GAACTGTCATCAGAGATGATGTAGGCCTCAATCTAGAAAAAGTTGGAATTGATGTATTAGGAAGTGCTACTAAAGTGGTCATAACAGACACAACTACTCTAATTGTTACTGATGGAAGCACACGGAAAGATGTTGAGAAGCGAGTTTCTGAACTCAAAGCATATGCAGAG AACGTCGAAGAAAGTTTTCAACAGAACATTCTGTATGAGAGAATGGCAAGATTATCTGGCGGAATTGCTATCATAGAG GTGGGAGCTCATACACAGATTGAGCTGAAGGATAAACATCTAAGGATTGAAGATTCTTTGAATGCAGCCAAG GCTGCTATTGAAGAAGGTGTGGTAGTTGGTGGTGGATGTACCCTTTTACGTCTGTCGTTGAAGATTGATGAAATCAAAGAGCAGCTAGATAATGAGGAGCAACAG ATTGGAGCAGAGATCTTCAGACGGGCTTTGGCCTACCCAATAAGAAAGATAGCGGAAAATGCAGGTGTTAGTGGCAGTGTGGTTGTACAAAAG GTGCTTGCAAATGATAACTTGAGATACGGTTACAATGCTGCAAGTAACTGTTATCAGGATCTAATGGAAGCTGGGATTATAGATCCTACAAAG GTAGTCAGATGCTGCTTGGAGCATGCAGCATCTGTGGCAAAGACATTTCTTACATCTGATGCTGTAGCTGTTGACATTGAGGAAAAACGCCCATTTCCTAGGAGACCTCCAATGCCACCACCAATGCCCATGTCAG GTGTTGGACCTCTTGGGATGTAA
- the LOC110794532 gene encoding 26S proteasome non-ATPase regulatory subunit 6 homolog gives MEAQEGSQNEHLKLANKIFHLTHPDVEDIEKVSLKEEVLSAIKSNFMVSLYETLAGNGVLELDQALLDSMRQSIEDELKKLDEKIADAEENLGESEVREAHLAKSLFYIRIGDKDKALEQLKVTETKTVAVGQKMDLVFFTLQVGLFDMDFDLISRSIDKAKNLFEEGGDWERKNRLKVYEGLYCMSTRDFKKAASLFLDSISTFTTYELFPYDTFIFYTVLTSIISLDRVSLKQKVVDAPEILTVIGKIPYLSEFLNSLYDCQYKSFFSAFAGLTEQIKFDRYLHRHFRYYMREVRTVVYSQFLESYKSVTIEAMAKAFGVTVEFIDLELSRFIAAGKLHCKIDKVVGVLETNRPDAKNALYQATIKQGDFLLNRIQKLSRVIDL, from the exons ATGGAAGCTCAAGAAGGTTCACAGAACGAGCATCTCAAGCTCGCTAACAAAATCTTTCACCTAACTCATCCAGATGTTGAGGACATCGAGAAAGTTAGTCTGAAGGAAGAGGTTTTATCTGCAATCAAATCTAACT TTATGGTATCACTGTATGAAACCCTAGCTGGTAATGGGGTTTTAGAGTTGGATCAGGCGCTGCTTGATTCGATGAGGCAAAGCATTGAGGATGAGCTAAAGAAGCTTGATGAGAA GATAGCTGACGCTGAAGAGAATTTGGGCGAAAGTGAAGTTCGAGAAGCTCATTTGGCCAAATCTCTATTTTACATAAGAATTGGGGATAAG GATAAAGCATTGGAACAGCTCAAGGTAACTGAGACCAAAACTGTTGCAGTTGGGCAGAAAATGGATCTGGTGTTCTTTACTCTTCAAGTTGGATTGTTTGACATGGACTTTGACCTGATTTCCAGAAGCATAGATAAAGCCAAAAA TTTGTTCGAGGAGGGAGGTGATTGGGAAAGAAAGAATCGATTGAAGGTGTATGAGGGGTTGTATTGCATGTCTACCCGAGATTTCAAGAAAGCAGCTAGTTTGTTTTTGGACTCCATCTCAACTTTCACAACATACGAGCTGTTTCCTTATGACACCTTTATATTCTACACTGTCCTTACCAGTATCATTTCCCTTGATAGAGTTTCCTTGAAACAAAAG GTTGTGGATGCTCCTGAGATATTGACTGTGATCGGAAAGATCCCTTATTTATCTGAGTTCCTGAATTCACTTTATGATTGCCAATACAAGTCATTTTTCTCAGCATTTG CTGGTCTGACCGAACAGATAAAGTTTGACCGCTATTTGCATCGACACTTCCGCTATTACATGAGGGAGGTCAGGACTGTTGTCTACTCTCAGTTTCTGGAGTCGTACAAAAGTGTTACAATTGAGGCAATGGCCAAGGCTTTTGGTGTAACCGTGGAGTTTATTGACCT GGAGTTGTCTCGTTTTATTGCTGCAGGAAAACTGCACTGCAAAATCGACAAGGTGGTCGGCGTGTTGGAGACCAACCGGCCAGATGCCAAAAATGCTCTGTATCAGGCAACCATAAAGCAAGGGGATTTCTTGCTCAATAGAATCCAGAAGCTTTCTCGTGTTATTGATTTGTAA
- the LOC110794583 gene encoding 30S ribosomal protein S21, chloroplastic-like, with product MAATSTTSKFIALFPQTQKHKTLIPSTQKTHLSYPLSCPSISLKAPENTRNRNELFITSMGTYNVQVIVEENEHEERLLSRFRREVMRAGVIQESKRRRFFENPHDKKKRKSREAAKRNSKRRFQPRVVKQNDTETTKEVVDDFDNDNWDLPEGDLPY from the exons ATGGCTGCCACTTCAACAACATCAAAATTCATCGCATTATTCCCTCAAACCCAGAAACACAAAACCCTAATCCCTTCTACCCAAAAAACCCACCTCTCATATCCACTTTCTTGCCCTTCAATCTCACTCAAAGCCCCAGAAAACACTAGAAATCGAAATGAGTTGTTTATTACATCAATGGGTACTTATAATGTGCAGGTTATTGTCGAAGAAAACGAACACGAAGAGAGGCTTCTTAGCAGGTTTAGAAGAGAAGTAATGAGAGCTGGTGTGATTCAAGAGTCTAAGAGACGGAGATTTTTTGAGAATCCTCATGATAAGAAGAAGCGCAAGTCTCGAGAAGCTGCTAAGAGGAATAGCAAGAG GCGTTTTCAGCCAAGAGTTGTGAAGCAGAATGATACTGAAACTACGAAGGAAGTTGTTGATGACTTTGATAATGATAACTGGGATCTTCCTGAAGGTGACCTTCCCTATTGA